tattattattaataattattattaataataataggccaaatacataagcaaattcttaaacttgttgatttttttcCCTCAGATATCTCAATCacgtcattttcctattgaattaTTAAACCTCCATAATTTATTCTGTTTAAACAAAAATCGTTGTCTGATGTGAAACCAGATTTTTGAGGGgtattgatagaggatacatatgttgttccacaaaccattagtccaattgatagtgaaaatgtttgagaataattgtgttttacttaagtcatttgagcacattagaaaacaaatgagactaacacggtttgtcttcattccttcaattaaaattattacaattcaaacacaattaaagacatttacaatagaaaagcttATCAAAATTAACCAACAGcgttttaaagaaataaattatggataattaaatgatttaattgaaaaataacataattaaaatacttgaagaaaaaaatctaacaaatttaaaaatttatttatgtatttagaCATAATAATATATTGAGTGAATTTAAAGTACACATAGATCGGTATACCTGTACTTAGATATCTCGAAACTTATTTATTCACACGGTATATAGTTAGTGGATATATCCAAAGCATGTGAAGCTGAAAGTGGGACAATTAAATCCACCAATTTGTCAAATTGTGGAgataccttctttttttttatatatatatatattatgctgATATATCGAAATAGCTTATAGTAGTACgatgatatatataattatattataataaaaaaccACAGCATACATgagttttatattatttgtcgTATAAGTAGGTGGAGTGAATATATAAActaagattaaaaaatagagAGGAAGAGAGGCGCCGGCTGATAGGACGTGTCAATCACATGAGTAGGGCGTGTTATTCTACTCTCTATTTTTGTGCTGAATGccgatttttatttttcgattaTAATTAAGCGAGAAACAATTTCATCGATGATATTACACTTATATTTTGTGATaatattaacaaaatttaatattattatttattattattaaaaaaatgtgattatttttGGATGATGGGGGAACTTTATTAATTTGAAGTAATAATATTGTAACACGTGGATATTCTTACTTATCTTTTCCCATTTAGGGTCCTATTCTGTGTCTCTCTATGGTGGAGTCTTACATCAGCCCTATAAACCAATAGAGTCCCTATACACCCTATTTACCCTTCACTGTACGGCGCCTGTTCAGCGGCGCCTccatccttttttttattttttctttctttagatttaatattttcaatggTTTATTTATTGCATCATTTTCAATAGGCtgacacatatatatatttttatacactGGAATATCCCTTGTCGTTATATGTGTAAAACGCGCTATAATAACGAAGGACCCCTTACCTACCCACCCCCTTCTACTAACAATTTAGTACAAATCAGCCATCGAAATAGATAAGGtcgtttttttttaactaaaaaattttgaatttgaaatactTTTTTTGAGCTTTACGTGATGTGAATTTAAATAGGTGAACTTTTCATCATATGCTAACTATCAAGTgcgaattaaaaataaaatgaaatttagttTGAGGTGATAGGGTTTCCCAAAGTAAGTGAAAAATTCGATTACTCAAGGCTGTGATATTCTATAAAGAAGGTAAAAAATTTATTAGTCGTATCAAAATTCCTTTCAAGTTAACTTATTGCATCTACGAAGTTTTTATAAGTAGTGAACTAACAAATAAATCTATTATTATATCGAATTTATCTAGTACGATGCTTGTATTATTCGCTAGCTATGGTAGGGAGATCAGATTTTATATTTGGTGCACGCCGAAAAGATTACAATTGCGATTTTTCGAGAGTTCCagaactattattattatttttattaaagctACTGATATGTTCtatcgaaaaaaaaaaaactatactaCATATTGTGTTGAATGCCATGAattggacccgttacaaacagaaaggacgggggtctcgctgcccggtcagcgagtcggggggtccaggggggcgacgcgccccctggcctgggggtccgggggggcggaaacgcccccggcccgacggtatacaatgttattgtattgggcccttaattatctgttaattctgtatgttgggcccaagcctgttagggcgtagcttagcactatatatagacgctatggcaaaccctattctgtaattctgttcttgcctctccttaataaaactgctctccctcttcccgtggacgtagccaatttattggtgaaccacgtaaatctgttgtcttgtttttcgcgtttatattttctcgtattatctcgaattccgcataacataTTGTATTGTTATCTGAAAAGGCTATTAATGGTTCACAGACTCACCGTTCCATGACACGGCATTAacacaaataattatatatattgttcaaTCTGTCCTAATTATATGagttaatagaaaaaagaatttttaaaaaataagtaatatatattaatatgactttaaataatattaatgagaattttaaaattaagacTAATAATTAACTAGTTTTTTACTATTTGACGAAATAAAGGGAGTACTTATTAAAACTGAATTCAGTCTTAAAAATATACTCCCTCGTTTCATTTATATCTAtaccttatttttaaaatatatttttatttttacttgtaatttttgataaattaaaaaaataattaagcttTTCTATATTCTATCCTTAgcattatttaataaaatataaaatttttaatggtTGGTCAAATCAAAATAgtaagtaaaaaatgaaataagtacTAAAAAGGGTCATTGATGGCAACATTTCAAAGTGTAGTCTTTTGAGCATTTCCTAAAATATGTTTTGTTCCGGTCACAACTCACAACAACATATTCTTTCGGATTTAattggttttttattttttaaaatatctttttgtcataataatttttaatttttttctcatataaaattattttgttacatatatatgaaactAATATGAGCAACTAGAGGAATAATAATGGGTGGTACTATTTGTGGTGTCAAGAAAAGAGTGGATGGATATATATTATCAAAGAGAACGAATAAAAAAAGGCGTTTGGTTTAAATGAGTGAAAAAGAGTAGGTGGTGTCTGAATTGAGGAGACAGAAGATTAGATGTTGGATTTTAGGGGCCAAATGTGGGTTTCTCCTTGTCAATATATTGACTCGATTTTTGGGTCAGCACTCAGAACTCAGACAGACATAACAACTCACAATACACCGCACAGAGATTATGATTTTCTGAATGCTGACCTCactgtatatatgtatgtggaCTCTTCCTTTTCTCTGTTTTTGAGTGTTGCTTTGGTTTTCCTGCTTCACTAACATTAGGAGATGACGATGGAGCGAAGTGGATGCGAGGTGGGTTTAAGGTTATGTGAAATTGAACGTATTTAAAAGGTTGTGTGTGCGGATTGAATATAAAGTGATTGGAAGTggattttctaaaattaatgtGGAGCGGGATGATTTGtgggtatatatattattttatgggGTTTAAAcgtaattttaaacttttttacattttataaaagTGATAGagcattcattatttattaaaataattttattgaagCTACTAAAGTATTCaacataataaatgaaaatagttCAATAAGACGGACATTTTCTTACATATTTCCTCAATTGACCTCTAAAAACTGGAATTTTAAATCAATATCCTATTAAATCAatacaatttaataaaaaataaatttattttcatcaattttatttatactatcaaacataactagaaaaaaatattaataaattatgtggAGCAGATTCATACGGAGCAGgtagaatgaaaataaaaaaaattattatacgaaaaagaataaatttaaatttttacgAATTATGCTCAACCCCATAGTTTCGCTCTACGCGGCCCCATTACCATCCCTACCTACAATTAACATTTATCACCCACAACACCACTTACACAAGGCCGGTGCCTCTTTTTTGACcgataatattatttttttttagcatCTAGTAACAGGTGAGAtgtaacaatatatttttaatttttgagaaaatacacTAGTATTctctttaattatgattaaattttaattaaattaaggtcttattatttatttaatttattttttgcaatTTTATGCTCCTTTTTGGCTTACATGAtatccaaatattttttacGCGCCTCAATTGCATAGAGTTACAAagtgtgccacgtaagacaaaaaggtgcacaaaattagaaaagaaattagttcaggggtaatagaaccttagtttaattaaggtatgtctctgaaatttcgatcatagtctAAGAGGATACTTGtatatttttccttaattttatgACCAGAACATAAgtgaatatttatcaaaaatgaaaaagttgtaCTCCCTTGATTATCCTATTATGACTTGAtgcaaaatttaataaagtaactgaatcttgtgatctcaaaataaaaataggtagaagatataaaaatatttttaatcccATGGCTTTAAATTtgtctcaaaaattaaaattaaataattatcaaaaaatgaagagttttttgtttttttgaaacggattaaaaagaaaaataagaaaaataagactaaaaaaaatagaaaaaataaattgaaaggaacaaatagtaattttttaaaagtctgATTTTCATGTTAGTGCATAATTCTCGACGATCATGATGACAAGAAGCGTGATTTGAtattatgacttttttttttttcacattagCTTTGATCTGTTTGAGGAATTTAGATTGAACTTGGTAAATATGCAAAGAATAAGCAAAGTTCATTAGTAACAGCCCTTAAAAATGTACGTTGAGATGACAAAATCACAGCAAAATATTGGACTAGATAAATTTGTTCACCTTCCCATTCATCAATTTCACAGTTACAGGTTACATGGTGTTGGTTTAAACAAAACTAACAAAAAGAGTGCGAGTAATATACAACATTCTTTCTATTCCCTCCAACATCTCTGTGTATATAAGATACTACATTTCCATTTCAACTAATCTTCTATGCCCACCCAATATACACATTTTTTCAGTCACAAAGCATCTGGTAGTCTTGTTACTAATCAGTCAGGTAAGCAAGGGAGGTCCATTCTCAGCAGCTGTTCGCGTATGTTCCTGACTAAAGCTTCTTGCCATTTGTACATCTCGATTGAATTGAGTCCTCGACTTTGCATATGGAGCATCTCTTGCTGGATAAAAAAATAGATGGTGGTTTACGAATAATAACCATAAACAAGGGTAGCAGTTGAACAACTCCAGCATCAACAAAATGTTTTGAAATGAGAATCTTACCAGCAATTCTTTGCACACGGAGGATATTCTGCCGTCTCTTCCACCAGCATGTTATGCAAGTAGCAATAAGCAGGACAAATACACACACCCCTAATCCGATCCCAATTTTTGCTCCAACTGTGAGATGTGTTCCGCAAGTTGGTAATCCCGGAATACCACAAAGACCTGCGTTATCAGTGAAACTGGAACCATCCACCGTGTAAGCATTTTATCGTCATAAACAACAGAAACAACATGCCAGAAATTTGCTACTAAAATTTCTCAGCGTAAATACAACTCCAGATTGAGGCACcatattttggataaaattggTACATGCTAGTGGAAACTAGTCGAGGCCAAGGAATTTGTCAAGACAGCATAACCATGATAACCGCAGTCGGAAGATGGTTAGACAACTCCTAAGCACAGcaaatttcatataaaaatcatcatGCTAGGCAGTATAATTATTTGGCACCACAAAATCGAAAAACAAGAGCAACTTTAAAAGATAGAATATTAAAAGATGCTTCACCAAGAACAAGCCCTAGGCCAAATAATACGATGTTATAGAAAACATACTTGAATTTAGCTCTGTGCAAGAGCCTTCCACCTAATGCAGCAGGAATCCTTCCAGAGAGCGAGTTACCATTGAGATTCCTATAacaaaaaagtaatttaattcTCTTTATcgaaacaataaaaaaatagttctaTCATTCTTTTATCTTTAACTGATCAAAAGTTTTAAGTATCTTACAGCGTCCGTAATGAGGTCAATTGCCCAAGGCTATCAGGAATCGATCCATTGAAGAAATTGTATGAGAGATCCCTGTAATGCAAATATTTGTTAGACATTCACCACTGAGATCCACCCCTTTTTTATTACTAGTAGAATATCCTTCATTATTTTGCTAAAATAGGGAATGAGATCATCTTGTATCATTTCTAACTAGAAAGAGATGTGCAGAGAAATTGGTGAAGCACTTTAACTGAACCAAGGTAATAGTGTTTGTTCTAATACACAACAAATATAACTCTTTTTTCACCAGCTAAAATAAGAGTTGTACCTGTAAGGAATTGTAATGTTTCTCAGTTTGAGCATTATCCTCTATCCTTAGTAAATTGTCCTACTCTATTTAGGTCTATGAATttcaaacaaaacataaaagatgTGTCCAAATTTCAAAGAACAGTTTATCTGTATATATACTACCATATCCATATGGGCAGTGACTTGTATTTCACAATCCATAAAGCTATTATAATCAAGAGTTTTCCATTACTTATTCCTACTTAATTTTAAAGAAGAGTGAGCTATGATATTAATGAAATAGGACAGTTGTAGGACTCAACACTCCTCAAATAAGTATAGTTAAGAAACAGcttgatttcaaatttgattaTCCATTAGTCTGGCAgaaaaaatctaaattaattttgaaaagtaCATGAAGTTCCTGAAAGCTATACTCACAATGTCTCCAGAGTAGTTACCGTTCCCAACGCCGGAGGAATAGGCCCGTGAATGCTGTTACCACTTAGATTTCtgtaagaaaaagaaagaatgcaCACAAGGAAAGCATGGTCAAAGTATATCATATTTAGAAAAGGTTGTTTCCAGGTTTCATTACTACATGCAAGAATGGAGCACTAAGAACAGAAAGATGCTTAAAAGATTTGACAAGGTTGTAGTTATGGGAAGTGTCGTGTATTGCTTCATAAGGTGTATTTACCTTAGGCAACACATACTCCCCCCAAAACGAAAAGCATTTGCAAGTTGTGTTTCTAACTTACATGCTCTGAAGATGACGCAATCGAGAAATTTCATTTGGTAAGAAGCCTCTTAAACCTTGGTTGTCCAAGCCACTGACCTTACAGGTAAACCatttttgaaaaaggaaaaaagagttaAAGATGATTATATGAACGAATTTCAAAGCATTCACGCAGTGTCAAGGAAATCAAATAGACCTTTGGTCAAAAAACCAGCACTGAAGAATGTAAAGATAAAAGGGGACATTAACAGACAGAAGCAGTTACATCACAATAGGTAACATGTTTTATAgcaaataacaacaacaataatccatattttcagaaaaaatacAATTACTATGAACCAATTAAGCTTATAGAAGCTATGCATTATAAAACAGAAGAAATGGAGACACCATGTTTTGCTATTCTAATAACAGGATTTACTGCGACAAATATGTAGTTCCTCTAAAGATTTCATTACAAAAAGCTTGCAAGAAAAAACCACACAATATGAAAGTGTAGGCATGCTAACATGCAGATTTTGAGAACCGAGGACACCAATCAGGAAAAGCATCTTGATGACAAAAGACATAGTTATACTGTCCTAGTGGGACCAAGAAATGAAATCAGACATATATGAATTTGTGAGAATTTTATCATTGAAGGTGTAAATAACAAACAACTGATCTcactttttatgaaattttaaaatgtacAGTAAAGAGCTTTCAACTATCATTATATCACAAACTAAAGTTTTACGTTAAGACCcaatacataaactatttgATACTCAAATAACAAATTTTGACTAAGACGAGAGATAGGGAAGGTTACTTTGGCAATCAATATTATGCAACCAGAAGTTCCTAACTAGTTAACTGGCTGTTCCCCAGTTACACATGGGCTTTCTGGTCTAGTTAAAGAAATGTGTCCTTGATCTCCGCAACGAATCAGCCCAGTACTCTTCCTCATTCCCTTCTTTCATAAACCCAACCCATCCCTCATTGTGGCAACTTCCCTTTCTGACCACTGTCACCATTCTGTCTCATTTTCTCCTTTCACAGCCTCCTTCCTTCTTCACAGTCCCAATATTCCACCTCATTCCGCATTTCACATTCACACTCAACTTGGCTTTCCCTACTTGTGTGTAATGAACCGTGTTAATTAGTGAAATATACAAAGCAGATAAAGCCAAGTTGTTCAACTACTTACCACCAGAGCCTGCTAGATTGAGGTGTGGAACTAAAGGAAAGAATACAAAGCAATTGGGTGTTTGAGTATGTGTGCGTGAGCATATATTTATAGGATGAGAAGTTTAACAGCTGCAAGGTTCTCTAATTGAGAAGAGTGATCGCAAAGATGCCCATTTTTTCCGTTTACCTTTTGAGAGGGGGGAAAGGATATTTATCTTGGGTTGTTCATGATTGATCAGAAAATTCACACACAGTGGAGACCGAGTTGTCCAGAAACTTGTCAACCAAAACCTATATTGAGGTGGGGATAAGATTGCAAGTAAATACGTGGTGTATGTAAATGATATTTGAATATGCCCATGGATATACCATATGTCCGATCACACAAACATACATATAGATAGAAACTTGTATATCTAAGACTAAGCTCAATGACGTACATCCCGTCGATGACCCATTTATTGCTAGTTTTGTCAAACTGACAATCTGCTCCACTCCAGGGATGTTGTTGGGGAACACATGGATCACCATTCCATCCAAGCCGAAGGGGAAGTCCAAGTGCATGCTTTAGCGATTGCAAACCCCTGACTGCAGAAGTAAAGGATAAAATTGTATCAATAATCATCCAGATAACTTCCAATCTTCCATAATCAGAGCAGTAGAATGATAATGACACAAGCTGGACTTATTAGTCAAAAAAAGAACACGAGACTACTCATGGTCATTTTCTATAGCATAACAAAGTGCGTAAGCTATCGCCTATACCATGCATAAAACTTGTAAGAACTTTTGACTATTATCTTTCTTTCCCACTTTGAACTCTGAACAAGCATCCAAGAAATGTTAGTGTAAATTTTTAAACTTATGTACCTTCGTCAAGTGACGTTTTAGATTCAGCTATTATAACCTCAAAAATTTCAATAGCACTAATTATAGCATAAGTTCCATTTTTTGGCTGCAGTGTGATTGTCAAGGTCCTGCCACTGACTAGAATTGTTGTGTTCAGCACAAGCGCACTGTTAACACCCCCAGCCATCTTCACAATGTCGACAGCTGGAAATACAGTGTCACCGTTAATTGAAATGTCCATGACCCTCTGTCCCACAGATGTAACTGAAGGATCAATTTCCGCAAAGTGTAACCAAACAGAGTACTTTTTATTGGGATCGATATCCATTGTGTATGTCAATTCTGGCTCATTGTCGGTGCTAAGAAGAGCAGTTTGATAAATAGATCCTGGATAAAAGTTTGGTGCTTTGGAAGTTGACTTTGTACTGTTTTTGGTAGAAATGCGGCGATCAGAATTCTGGCCAAATGTCTTGATTGAACTCCAAAACCGATCACCACCCCAATGATCGCCACTGTAGTCAACATCAAACATTGATTCCTGAGCACCACAGCTGAGTCTTTTGACAGTTCTGATAATTGTCCCTAATCCAAAGTCAGCACCAAAATAGTATGCTCTGTCATCTACTTGGAGAATTTCAATTGCAAGTATAGCTGGATCTCCATGCCCTGTGCTGTGGAAGCAAAGAGAGGCAGTACCATCATCAAGAAAAATAAGTGCTTCAACAAATACTTGTTCATCATCATGATTGCTCCAACCAGATGGCAAAGTATAAACCAAGGTGCCTTCAACAGAAACATCAAATAGTGGTTCATTATCAAAGCTTGGTTCTTCAATCATTCCAAAGAATATCCTCACTGAATAGTGGCCATGGGGGACTCTCTTGATATTGTAACAATTCTCAGGTCCCTCTGATAAAGGGAAATACCGCAGCGTAGTGAGTTGAGGCGCAATGAAACTTGGGGCTGTTCCATTGAAAGGTATCCCTCCTGTATATGCAAAATCCTTATGCCAGAGAGTCTTTGTAGGGGCAGTATGAACATCATGTCGAGCTCCACAGCTTATTCGCATTACATATGGCTCTGCGGTGAATAAACAGTAAAGTGAACACAAACTGCCAACTAGGAGTCTAATGAGTAATAGCCAAAAAGTAAATTTTCGAATATG
This window of the Solanum pennellii chromosome 2, SPENNV200 genome carries:
- the LOC107011449 gene encoding receptor-like protein 4, which encodes MLRFHCFFSFLCFCVGLQLVCSRHEPYVMRISCGARHDVHTAPTKTLWHKDFAYTGGIPFNGTAPSFIAPQLTTLRYFPLSEGPENCYNIKRVPHGHYSVRIFFGMIEEPSFDNEPLFDVSVEGTLVYTLPSGWSNHDDEQVFVEALIFLDDGTASLCFHSTGHGDPAILAIEILQVDDRAYYFGADFGLGTIIRTVKRLSCGAQESMFDVDYSGDHWGGDRFWSSIKTFGQNSDRRISTKNSTKSTSKAPNFYPGSIYQTALLSTDNEPELTYTMDIDPNKKYSVWLHFAEIDPSVTSVGQRVMDISINGDTVFPAVDIVKMAGGVNSALVLNTTILVSGRTLTITLQPKNGTYAIISAIEIFEVIIAESKTSLDEVRGLQSLKHALGLPLRLGWNGDPCVPQQHPWSGADCQFDKTSNKWVIDGIGLDNQGLRGFLPNEISRLRHLQSINLSGNSIHGPIPPALGTVTTLETLDLSYNFFNGSIPDSLGQLTSLRTLNLNGNSLSGRIPAALGGRLLHRAKFNFTDNAGLCGIPGLPTCGTHLTVGAKIGIGLGVCVFVLLIATCITCWWKRRQNILRVQRIAARDAPYAKSRTQFNRDVQMARSFSQEHTRTAAENGPPLLT